The window TGTCGCTCGGTAACACGGGCGCCGTGTGTTCCTCTCTGGCTGGCCGCGTAGTTGTCTGAGGCGCAGCGAGTCCGTATTCTTTCCCCCATGGCGCCTGGAACGGGATGGGGTGAATAGCGGCCAGTCGTTGCCAGTCTGGAGATTGTGAGCGATGGCCGGCGATTGAGCTGTTGCAATTGAGTTGGAGATGATCTGTGACAGCACGACGCGCGGGGTTTGGGAGCGGATCATCCGGGTGACACACGAGTCTCCTGGTGTTCAGTGGATTGCGACGGTGAAAAACGGGGTTGAAATGGTGAGCTTGCAGAATGCAGACAGCAACCGCAAGCGGCAAATCATAAGCTGGAAGAGACCCGAGAGAAACACCATTGCCCGCCCTTCCACGCGGCCATCCTCAGGTGCTTCTGGGGTCGAACTGCATTCGGAATTCAGCGAATCCATTCTTAAAGATATGGCCCTTCCCGCCACGCGATTTTCATCCCTCCTTTCACATTATTTGGAAACCTTTGGGCAACCAGTCCAGGTTCTTATACCGTGGACTCCGTATTTACTTTCAAACCAGGCCGTTTCATCCAAACACTCGTTTGTGCCTCCCGTCTTTTAGCATTGAGCATTGAACCGTTCGACTTCTCCGTCTCTCTCTCGTTGTCCGATATCTGTCCGATAGTCCATATCGATATCTCAGCAAAACGAgttcagcctcctcaatTGCTCTTTTGCCCCGTCTAAGTTCACAAACCCTAGGACGGCCCAGCAAGAACAGGCTTGGCACGAGCCACCTGGCACCTGAATCGGTACATTTTGCGCGTCAACGACTCCTGCATCGGTTTAGCGCCGATTCTTGTTGCTGCACTGTTCGACGCATGCAAGTCGAAAACTGGCACTGAAAGTGTCTAGTGCATTCTCCAAGGCTCGTATTTCAGCAGTTGTCCATTTGTCACCCACCCAGTCTCACGCGTCGAAAAGACttgtccaaaaaaaaagatatacataaaagaagagaagccaCAACGCACGTGGAACAATCACGAAGCGGCCCCctgttgcttttttttttctttgagaAGACAGAGCCAGAGCCACGCGAAGATCAAGCGCCATCCCAGTCTCTCTTGGATTGACGTCAGTCAGTGGAGCCCAGTGTCAAAACGCCATCCGCTCCGCTGTCACCTCTCGGCACCTAGCGCCATTTACTCCACCAAGAGAGCTCTTTCTGGGACCAAGGCCAGCAGCACAGCCCGATCGATTTTTCCCATTTGCTGCAAGAGGTCACCTACAATTGGCAGGCGGGAGTCGGGTTGTTATCTTTGGAGTCGATTCATAAAAAGGGTGGCAGGGTCGTCAGAAGTTCCAATAGTTGTTTGCCCTTACGCTTGGATATCCGGCCTTATCACTACTCCGTACAGTACCACTTACTTCCATTACTTTACCGCCCGCAACGCTACGCTACGCTGCCCACGCATTTCTCTACTATTCCTTGTCAGACCGCCTGGCTGTTTGCTCCGTGAGGTTGGATTTGTTTGGACACCAGCATCCCACGCACAACACGGTTCCTTGATTTCAGCAGGAACCTGCGACAGGTTTTTCGTGGGTCCGTCTCTCGGAAAAGCTCCTGCACAATCAGGCACCCCAGTCCCACGGCCCACTTCGGCGCGACAGGatccatcaacatcaccagaGCTACGCCTGCCCCCAGCATCTTTTTGtcgtccttgaccttgcgAACTGCGATCACGACCCTGTCACCTTGCGGGCCCGCTGCAGATCCTTCTCATTTCCCATCTTCTTTCCTCATCAGCACGTACCACAGCGAAGCAATAAAGTTATCGCACCCCCCGCAGCGCCCGACAAGATGGCGACCGCAACATCCCAGAACAGGAACCTCCCCCCTGCGCCTGCTTATCAGTACCCTCAGGCCCcgccgcaacagcagcagcaacagtatCCACAGTACCAGCAGTCATATCAGCAGTCTTACCAGCAGCGCCAGCAGCATccttcccaacaacaacaacatccgcTTCATTCGACTCAGCAGCGCCCTGCGAACCCAACCAGGAAATCTAGAAGCTTCAGTCTCAGGTCGGACAAATCCCAGGGTTCTAGCAGCAATCAGAAAGCCGACAAGGTCGACTTGCACGAGACCCCAGCCGAGAAGGAAGCCAAAAGACTTCACAGCAAAGCCGATCCCACCCTCGCAATGCAAGAGGCGGAACCTGGTATGTTTTGGTGTCTCCCTTGAGATGAGGAACTTTTAAACTGACAGACTCATGTAGCACAGGTTGCCGCAAACGAAGCATCGTCGCTCGCGCCTTTGAGGAGCATTCAACACAAGGATCTCTATGGCAACCCAATCGGTATGAGGCGCAAACGTGGGGAATTGTGACACAAAGTACTAACCATAATTTCTGGCGCAGCCGAACCTGACCGCTCTAATCCCACCAGAAGCCGCTGGGAACGACCATTAGACACGATTCGGAGTTTCGAGGCAGCAATTGATGGCGGATACAGCAACAGGAAGTCCATGATCCGGCCCGGTATGCACCCTGCACCCTTGGACATCTCGAGTGGCGGGATACTGACTAACGCATGCAATGCAGACCCGGATGCCAGAGCCAACCGACGAGCTAGCTATTATGGCAGTAAGTAATGCAATGCCGTGTAGGATTGATTTGCATGAGGCTGACATGTGGACTCTCAGATGGCAATGGTGGTAGATTCTCGCACGACAGCTACTACGGCAGCCGGCCGCCATCCATGATGTACCATGATCGTGTCGGTGGGAGCCAACAGGACCTCAGACAACATCACTACGACCAAGGGTACAGCGGTCACCCGGCAGCTGGACGGCAAAGGTGGAACCGAATGCAGTCCGACCCGCACGGTAACAGGCCGGGTCCCAATGAATATGTGCTCCCCAGCAACCATCGGTCCTATGAGACAGTTACAACGGCGTCAGGGAGTGGTACGTCAGGAGAGCCAGCCGGGTATCAGACGGACCCAACAAGCAGCGATAATAGCTCCATCGAGCGGGTTCAGTCGGCGCCGAAGAGGAAACCAGCaccgcaacaacagcagatGAACGACTACGGCATTGGGTTCAGCAACAACTCGGTGTACCCGCCACCATCGTTTGCAGTGGGAGCTCAAAGCAGCAGTTCAAGCTCGGGAGATTTGCCCAACTTTCAGCAACAggcaccccctccagcgGTTCCTCAGAAGGGTTCGACGTTGAGGAAAACCACGACTGCGTCGCCACCTCAGGTGCAGGATAGACCCTCGCCAccggagaagaggaagagttggtTTTCGAGGAGGTTTAGCAAGAACAACTAAGAGGGGTCGACATTTTTGACGATTGCTTTTTCCGATGATATTTCGACAGTTTGTTTAagttgccgccgccgataATGTCGAGTTTTTTGATACCCGATGGTTCTTCTCACTCTCGCCTTTTAAAAAAACGTCTGGTATGGATGTGGGGCTTTGGTGGGGGTTTGCTACCGTTCAGATGTTTTTGTTGCATGGGGGCGTTGCGTTTTGTCAGGCTGTTGTGGACAGGCATATTGGCAGAGAGGAGAAAAATAAGGAGATTGGACATTTAGAAGATGTAGGATGTTCGACTAGTTGCGGATGGTTTGGCGTCTTGTCGTTTTTCTCAGCGAAATACTCGACTGGAGGTGGTTTTCTAGGACGGGATTgtgattttgatgatgaatgggTTGGTTTGTGTTGAAGTACACGTATACGCACACGGTTGGGacgggaaagggaagggaaagggaaagggaaagggaaagggaaagggaaagggaaggggaagcaCGTTAGGAAATGGGAATTACTACTACTGCTGCACAAGGGTTTTTTTCTGTCGAGTCCTTTGTTCTGATTTGGTACatgaaagaaagaaaaataatGAGAGGGattctttttttggtttttaaCATTTTGGTGTGTTCTTGCTGGTGTTttcttgtgtgtgtgtgtgtgggtgtgatttggggggttgagagaTGAGATATGGTTGGATATATATGCTGGAAAGCGcaaggaaagggggagggggactaTTATGATCCAGTAGTAATGGTGAATTGAGGTGGTAAGACTCTCGGCAGAGATGGCTTTCTGTCGAAGTTGGTATCAACTTGTTGTGTCATGTGATTGAAACTAGAGACAAATATAGTTTACAGTTTGGACATTTGATCCCATGATTGATGCATTAATGCCACACGGGCTATCTAGTCCTCTCTGCCTCAATACTGGTACTCAATAGCCACATCCATTCCATAACTTTGCCACTCAATCCCCTCTTAAAGACCATATCGTAGGTAGTAAGTAGCAGGAACCGTGTCCCATCTGTGTGTATGGGGATAAAATATGGACAAGATAATTTTTAGTTGAGACGAGAAGAAATGAAAAAGACAGCGGTCAACgatccttcttcccctcttgcttttgcttcttctcctcttctaGACGGTCGGACTGGTCCTCTGCCATGGCTACGAGGACGTAGCCTATGAGGACTACATTTGCCATTATGGCTGCGAGGCCGCCGGCGTAGGTTGAGTTGCCTGGGGGGAATTAGCCGTATGTTTAATGAATGTGTCATGGGAGAGAATACGAAAGGGCGTTGTGAGAATGGGTATGAACAAGGAAGATATGAGGGGATACGAAAGGGGATATGAGTCGTAAGATATGGGAGGCATGGGAGAGGGCACACAGAGGGTGGTGtaagtgagtgagtgagtgacAGAGCAAGGCTGAACAGAAGATTTACAAGCCGTGTTAGTTACCTTTGAACAGAGTGTTGACGGTGGCGAAGTAAGACCCGATAGGTACGACCATCATGGCGAGTGTGAAggcgaggagcttgaagatgACGGCGGAGGGGACGgcgggggtgatgttggacttttgagctggggaggaggatgagagggtgTTTGGGTCGGGCTGGTCGAGGAGGGTTTTTTCTTGGGAGATGATACGGCGGGTGGCCATTTTGGGCGATCTTTGAGATTTGGATTGTAGTATGTGATGATATGGTATGGTCAATGGTGAGGCttgcttgatgatgttggttgTGAGTGTGAGAGAGGTACGTATTGGGTAGGTGAGTCCGTGCTTAATTGGCATGGGAACGTCGCTCGCAGCTCACGTGTCGACGTGCAGCAAGTACAGGCGCGTCCGGCCCACTGAAATTCCCGATTGACGCGCTCTCGTTTGCTTTTGCTGGCAGAGGTCTGTGGGGCCGGGTTTTTGATGGTTGAATTCTGAGAAAGATAGGGCTGTTTCTTCTTGcctttctctccctctcttttgTTCAAATTCTGGTTTCGACTCGAGTACTGCCCAATCGACCGGTTACCACACCCAAAGAGGAGGCAAAAGAAGGAGACATTGTGCCAATTGTTCGGCGTCTAATTTTAGCAcagtctcttcttcttgttgactTTTCATTGACT is drawn from Podospora pseudocomata strain CBS 415.72m chromosome 1 map unlocalized CBS415.72m_1, whole genome shotgun sequence and contains these coding sequences:
- a CDS encoding uncharacterized protein (COG:S; EggNog:ENOG503P3CV); translation: MATATSQNRNLPPAPAYQYPQAPPQQQQQQYPQYQQSYQQSYQQRQQHPSQQQQHPLHSTQQRPANPTRKSRSFSLRSDKSQGSSSNQKADKVDLHETPAEKEAKRLHSKADPTLAMQEAEPAQVAANEASSLAPLRSIQHKDLYGNPIAEPDRSNPTRSRWERPLDTIRSFEAAIDGGYSNRKSMIRPDPDARANRRASYYGNGNGGRFSHDSYYGSRPPSMMYHDRVGGSQQDLRQHHYDQGYSGHPAAGRQRWNRMQSDPHGNRPGPNEYVLPSNHRSYETVTTASGSGTSGEPAGYQTDPTSSDNSSIERVQSAPKRKPAPQQQQMNDYGIGFSNNSVYPPPSFAVGAQSSSSSSGDLPNFQQQAPPPAVPQKGSTLRKTTTASPPQVQDRPSPPEKRKSWFSRRFSKNN
- the VMA21 gene encoding vacuolar ATPase assembly integral membrane protein vma21 (COG:U; EggNog:ENOG503P580), which codes for MPIKHGLTYPIRTSLTLTTNIIKQASPLTIPYHHILQSKSQRSPKMATRRIISQEKTLLDQPDPNTLSSSSPAQKSNITPAVPSAVIFKLLAFTLAMMVVPIGSYFATVNTLFKGNSTYAGGLAAIMANVVLIGYVLVAMAEDQSDRLEEEKKQKQEGKKDR